One Parasphingorhabdus cellanae genomic region harbors:
- a CDS encoding MFS transporter: MASEAGVAMQREPTDKEIKLVIGASSAGTVFEWYDFFIYGTLFYIIGPTFFPSGNETLEILLVWATFAIGFGFRPVGAVLFGFLGDRLGRKYTFLVTVTLMGIATAGVGLIPSAETIGLAAPAIVIFLRVLQGLALGGEYGGAAIYVAEHAPTEKRGYYTSYIQASVAGGFVLSIGVVLACRFLIPTEEFNDWGWRIPFLLSIILLGISLWMRLKLNESPVFQAMKAEGKTSKNPFTESFSYPGNKKRIFVALFGITGILTTIWYTAFFSGMSFLRGPMNVNDLTVDLILFFAGLISMSFYLMVGKWSDRVGRKKPIIVGAILSLLLLFPTFWGLGQLANPGLTAASEANPVRVEGTACSTDPFAELFNREQSDCGKILETLTASGVAYSLTDGPELKLFAGSEEIAVDATWFSDGAARRDGIHSALSESGFDFEEQQLGAMRILGIVAILLVLGALSALTYGSVAALLAEMFPPKIRYSSMSIPYHIGAGYLGGFLPLIAGYIVARSGDVYSGLWYTWVVVAFGVIVAWWGIPRDPEAALDEAD, translated from the coding sequence GGCCAGTGAGGCAGGCGTTGCAATGCAGCGTGAACCAACCGACAAGGAAATCAAGCTCGTTATCGGCGCATCGTCCGCTGGGACGGTTTTCGAATGGTATGATTTCTTTATCTACGGAACCCTGTTTTACATTATCGGCCCGACCTTTTTCCCGAGCGGCAATGAAACACTCGAAATCTTGTTGGTTTGGGCGACCTTTGCAATTGGCTTTGGTTTCCGGCCAGTGGGCGCTGTCTTATTCGGCTTTCTGGGCGATCGACTAGGGCGCAAATACACGTTTCTGGTCACTGTTACCTTGATGGGCATAGCGACCGCTGGTGTCGGCTTGATCCCTAGCGCCGAAACCATAGGACTGGCTGCCCCGGCTATCGTTATTTTCCTGCGTGTTCTGCAAGGCCTGGCGTTGGGCGGAGAATATGGTGGCGCTGCCATCTATGTCGCCGAACATGCACCAACAGAGAAACGCGGCTATTATACCAGCTACATCCAGGCCAGCGTTGCGGGCGGCTTTGTGCTATCTATCGGCGTGGTACTGGCTTGCCGCTTCCTGATTCCGACAGAAGAATTTAATGATTGGGGCTGGCGAATACCGTTCCTGCTCTCGATCATATTGCTCGGCATTTCGCTATGGATGCGGCTGAAGCTGAACGAAAGCCCCGTGTTCCAGGCGATGAAAGCGGAAGGAAAAACATCCAAAAACCCCTTTACCGAAAGCTTTTCCTATCCCGGCAACAAGAAGCGGATTTTCGTCGCGCTGTTCGGGATCACCGGCATATTGACCACGATCTGGTATACTGCTTTTTTCTCCGGCATGTCCTTTTTGCGCGGACCTATGAACGTTAACGACCTGACGGTGGATCTGATCCTGTTCTTTGCCGGTCTGATCTCCATGTCTTTCTATCTGATGGTTGGTAAATGGTCGGATAGGGTGGGGCGGAAAAAGCCGATAATTGTCGGTGCAATCCTGTCGCTGCTATTGCTTTTCCCTACTTTCTGGGGCTTGGGGCAACTCGCCAATCCCGGACTGACGGCGGCATCGGAGGCCAATCCGGTTCGTGTAGAAGGCACGGCTTGCAGCACAGACCCCTTTGCGGAACTGTTTAATCGCGAGCAAAGCGACTGTGGTAAGATCTTGGAGACCCTTACCGCCTCTGGCGTGGCCTATTCATTGACCGATGGCCCTGAGTTAAAGCTCTTCGCCGGTAGCGAGGAAATAGCGGTCGACGCCACCTGGTTCAGTGACGGGGCGGCGCGCCGGGATGGCATTCACAGCGCACTGAGTGAGTCTGGCTTTGACTTTGAGGAACAACAGCTTGGAGCGATGCGCATATTAGGCATTGTCGCCATATTGCTTGTTCTGGGCGCACTCAGCGCACTGACCTACGGCTCGGTTGCGGCGCTGCTGGCGGAGATGTTCCCGCCAAAAATTCGCTATAGCTCCATGTCGATACCCTATCATATTGGCGCGGGATATCTTGGTGGCTTCCTGCCTTTAATTGCGGGCTATATTGTGGCGCGTTCGGGTGATGTCTATTCGGGCCTCTGGTACACGTGGGTCGTTGTTGCTTTCGGCGTCATTGTAGCATGGTGGGGCATCCCCAGAGATCCGGAAGCCGCACTCGACGAAGCGGATTAA
- the alr gene encoding alanine racemase, producing the protein MIEIPATVKLRLDGDALVSNWQTLDRMSGSASAGAAIKANAYGLGSIEVLQRLQAAGCRDFYVANWQEARELEGQLEGDSCISVLNGVRADDMPFAIVSAAKPVLNSMEQVHRWKNTSLPCDVMINSGMNRLGINRGDIEQYDWNGLDIDIAMSHLASADEDVPQNASQLQEFIDVLEYTPGKRRSLSNSAGIALGSSYHFDCTRPGLSLYGGKQRTELEKIIQQVVFPETQILQVRDLSIGDKLGYNAKYTAKRAHPIAILAMGYADGYLRGFSNEGVFLSGNTKLPVLGRVSMDLIAIDISDASHLEESDWVTAEYDLPIASDQSGLSQYELITGLGQRYDRYWV; encoded by the coding sequence ATGATCGAAATTCCTGCAACGGTCAAGCTGCGGCTTGATGGAGATGCGCTGGTATCCAACTGGCAAACGCTGGATAGAATGAGCGGCTCGGCCAGTGCGGGTGCAGCCATCAAAGCCAATGCCTATGGCCTCGGATCGATAGAGGTGCTGCAGCGCTTGCAGGCTGCAGGCTGCCGCGATTTTTACGTCGCAAACTGGCAGGAGGCCAGAGAGCTAGAAGGCCAGCTGGAAGGGGATAGCTGTATCTCCGTCCTTAACGGTGTCCGTGCCGACGACATGCCCTTTGCCATCGTCTCAGCGGCCAAGCCGGTGCTGAACAGCATGGAGCAAGTGCATCGCTGGAAAAACACCAGCCTCCCATGCGATGTCATGATCAATAGCGGCATGAACCGGCTTGGGATCAATAGAGGGGATATCGAGCAATATGACTGGAACGGTCTGGATATCGACATCGCCATGAGTCACTTGGCATCAGCCGACGAAGACGTCCCGCAAAATGCCAGTCAATTGCAAGAATTTATCGATGTGCTCGAATATACCCCTGGCAAGCGCCGGAGTCTCAGCAACAGCGCCGGCATAGCTTTAGGCAGCTCCTATCACTTCGACTGCACGCGGCCTGGTCTATCCCTTTATGGCGGAAAACAGCGCACCGAGCTTGAAAAAATAATTCAGCAAGTCGTCTTTCCCGAAACGCAGATATTGCAGGTCCGGGACTTGAGCATTGGCGACAAGCTCGGGTATAACGCGAAATATACAGCTAAACGGGCGCATCCGATTGCGATTCTGGCAATGGGCTATGCGGACGGATATCTGCGCGGCTTCTCTAATGAAGGTGTGTTTTTAAGCGGTAATACCAAGCTCCCGGTTCTTGGTCGTGTGTCGATGGACTTGATCGCGATTGATATTTCTGACGCTTCCCACCTCGAGGAATCTGACTGGGTGACGGCGGAATATGATTTGCCGATCGCGTCGGACCAGTCCGGGCTTTCCCAATATGAGCTGATCACCGGTCTTGGCCAGCGTTACGATCGGTATTGGGTCTAA
- the phaR gene encoding polyhydroxyalkanoate synthesis repressor PhaR has translation MAKTKKGDPDGPITIKKYANRRLYNTQTSNYITLDFLAEMTRNDIDFVVVDAKTGDDITHNVLTQIIVDEESSGQNMLPVNFLRQLISMYGNSMQSLMPSYLEASMDNFRKNQKQFQEAVEGALNKNPLGQMAVKNQKQFQEAIENALKSSPLAGVVEKALNPLGLGDKTASNDAEPEPEEEEMSAKDLEIMQLKQQLADIQSKIDSLDD, from the coding sequence ATGGCGAAGACGAAAAAGGGCGATCCGGACGGCCCGATCACGATCAAGAAATACGCAAATCGGCGGCTCTACAATACGCAGACGTCCAATTATATCACGCTGGATTTTCTCGCTGAGATGACGCGGAACGATATTGATTTTGTCGTGGTCGATGCGAAAACTGGCGATGATATTACGCATAATGTCCTCACCCAGATCATCGTGGACGAGGAAAGCAGCGGGCAAAATATGCTCCCTGTCAATTTTCTGCGCCAGCTTATCTCGATGTACGGCAACAGCATGCAATCGTTGATGCCCTCATATCTCGAAGCATCCATGGATAATTTCCGCAAAAACCAGAAGCAGTTTCAAGAAGCTGTTGAGGGTGCGTTGAATAAGAATCCATTGGGACAGATGGCCGTAAAGAATCAGAAACAGTTTCAGGAAGCCATTGAAAATGCTTTGAAATCCAGTCCATTGGCGGGTGTCGTTGAAAAGGCATTAAACCCCCTAGGCCTGGGTGATAAGACAGCCTCTAACGACGCAGAACCGGAGCCGGAAGAGGAAGAAATGTCTGCAAAAGATCTTGAGATCATGCAACTCAAACAGCAGCTTGCCGACATCCAATCGAAGATCGATAGTCTCGACGATTAA